The Anaerolineae bacterium genome includes a window with the following:
- a CDS encoding helix-turn-helix domain-containing protein has product MSDHFATETAKDEILLDLIDHSLPKAEATLIHRVLEETNWNLKKAAMKLEIARGTLYSKIKKYNIKRPAMPVPL; this is encoded by the coding sequence ATGTCAGATCACTTCGCAACAGAGACAGCAAAGGATGAGATCCTCCTCGACCTGATTGACCATTCTCTTCCCAAAGCAGAGGCGACCTTGATTCACAGGGTCCTGGAAGAAACAAACTGGAACCTGAAAAAAGCGGCGATGAAGCTTGAAATTGCTCGCGGCACATTGTACAGCAAAATAAAAAAATACAATATCAAAAGGCCTGCTATGCCTGTCCCCCTCTGA
- a CDS encoding histidinol phosphate phosphatase domain-containing protein, producing MIDLHTHSIFSDGALIPSELVRRAEFAGLKGIGITDHGDLSNLDFIIPRIVAIAEELNRVLKIKVIPGIEITHVHPSLIANNVRKARSLGAKIIIVHGETIVEPVAAGTNRAALEADIDILAHPGMISEEDVLTAKEKGIFLEISARKGHSLTNGHVAKLAGKIGAKLVINTDAHDPGDLIDKSMAQRIVCGAGLTENDFEIMQGNASSFL from the coding sequence ATGATTGATCTTCATACACATTCAATTTTTAGTGATGGGGCTTTGATCCCGTCCGAGCTTGTCAGGCGCGCCGAATTTGCGGGGCTAAAAGGGATCGGGATTACCGACCATGGTGATTTGTCCAATCTCGATTTTATAATTCCCAGGATAGTCGCAATAGCGGAAGAGCTAAATAGAGTTCTAAAGATAAAGGTTATCCCAGGCATAGAAATCACACATGTTCACCCTTCCTTGATAGCTAACAATGTCAGAAAGGCGCGTTCTCTGGGCGCCAAGATCATCATCGTTCATGGCGAAACAATTGTCGAACCGGTCGCTGCCGGCACCAACAGGGCTGCTCTGGAAGCAGATATAGATATACTTGCGCATCCGGGAATGATTAGCGAAGAAGATGTTTTAACAGCAAAAGAAAAGGGGATTTTTTTGGAGATATCGGCACGTAAGGGGCATTCTCTAACCAATGGACATGTTGCAAAGCTTGCCGGTAAAATCGGCGCAAAGCTTGTAATTAATACCGACGCGCATGATCCTGGTGATTTGATCGATAAAAGCATGGCGCAACGCATTGTTTGCGGCGCTGGTTTGACCGAGAATGACTTTGAAATAATGCAGGGGAATGCATCATCTTTTCTATAA
- the tsaB gene encoding tRNA (adenosine(37)-N6)-threonylcarbamoyltransferase complex dimerization subunit type 1 TsaB → MKILAVDTAVKSCSVAIIDKESLLAEVTLGVEQTHSKHLMEMINTTVELSGIIISELDGFAVTRGPGSFTGLRIGISSIKGLAAATRKPLVGVSSLDALAMQCFFSQHLICPLLDACRGDVYFSHYRFNNGILKKEIDEQVLPVGEAVCDINEECIFVGNGAFVYQKIIRDKLGGLAHFALPHQTTIRASTIANIGRHRFENNDTDDISDFVPFYMRKAYADLSSNSSKSSH, encoded by the coding sequence ATGAAAATACTTGCTGTTGATACTGCCGTAAAAAGTTGCAGCGTTGCGATAATTGATAAAGAATCCTTGCTGGCCGAGGTTACTCTGGGCGTTGAACAAACACATTCAAAGCATTTAATGGAAATGATAAACACCACGGTTGAATTATCGGGTATTATTATTTCCGAACTGGACGGATTTGCCGTAACCAGAGGCCCTGGAAGTTTTACAGGTCTTCGAATAGGAATAAGTTCAATAAAGGGGCTGGCTGCGGCAACCCGCAAACCCTTGGTAGGTGTTTCAAGCCTTGATGCGCTTGCCATGCAGTGTTTTTTTTCTCAACACCTCATCTGTCCTCTTTTAGATGCCTGCAGGGGGGATGTCTATTTTTCACATTACAGATTTAACAACGGTATTTTAAAAAAAGAGATTGACGAGCAGGTTCTGCCTGTTGGAGAAGCTGTTTGTGATATTAATGAAGAGTGTATATTTGTTGGAAACGGTGCGTTTGTTTATCAAAAAATTATCAGGGATAAGTTGGGAGGTCTTGCACATTTTGCCTTGCCCCATCAAACCACTATTCGGGCTTCGACGATAGCAAACATCGGCAGGCATAGATTTGAAAACAATGATACGGATGATATAAGCGATTTTGTACCCTTCTACATGCGAAAAGCATATGCAGATCTAAGCAGCAACAGCAGCAAAAGCTCTCATTGA
- the lon gene encoding endopeptidase La encodes MAESDRDDLISIIDGDGKDADIPSVLPLMPVRDVVIFNDMLLPLFVGREKSVRAVEEAVTKDSFLMLVTQKDPSVESPKPGEIYKVGTVSRILRMLKLPDGSVKALVQGVSKARIVKYVKRKDFYIVKIEIIPENPVKKINLETEAMMRNVRGNSKKILALRGELTGDVSSILESIDDPGKLADLVASNLKLKIKESQALLEHIDPVKRLNKINDLLSREVELSSIQAKIQSDVREEISKNQRDYFLREQVRAIHKELGEQDERKQEIAEYSKNIKKARMSKEAEKEAKKQLKRLEQMHPDSAEASVIRTYLDWLVDMPWSITTKDVINIKNAKKLLDADHYALDKVKDRVLEYLSVRKLNPDSKGPILCFVGPPGVGKTSMGRSIANAMKRKFARISLGGIHDEAEIRGHRRTYIGALPGRILQGLKQCGTRNPVFMMDEIDKIGADFRGDPSSALLEAFDPEQNFSFSDHYLNLPFDLSKVIFVLTANLTDTIPSALLDRMEIISVSGYMEEEKRIIAEKYLLPRQIKENGLKPKTMNISTGALEQLIREYTSEAGLRNLEREIGSICRKVARKIAEGEKSPFNITKTNLQKYMGVPKYFPEMDQENSQVGLSTGLAWTQAGGEVLYVEASLIRGKGDLIVTGQLGDVMQESARAAVTYARSNLGLYKIKENLFENHDVHIHVPAGAIPKDGPSAGIAMATALISAMTNKPICKDVAMTGEITLRGRVLPIGGLKEKSLGALRAGIHTVILPEKNRKDLAEIPANVKRKIKFIPVSNMDEVLSIALEKQKKSKQPANK; translated from the coding sequence ATGGCTGAATCTGACAGAGATGACCTTATCAGCATTATTGACGGAGATGGAAAGGATGCTGACATACCTTCTGTTTTACCTTTAATGCCTGTTCGTGATGTAGTGATTTTTAATGATATGTTGCTTCCTCTTTTTGTTGGGCGTGAAAAATCGGTGCGTGCCGTAGAAGAGGCTGTAACAAAGGACAGTTTTTTAATGCTGGTTACCCAGAAAGATCCAAGTGTTGAAAGCCCAAAGCCCGGTGAAATTTACAAGGTTGGAACCGTCAGCCGTATTCTTCGCATGTTAAAACTTCCTGACGGCAGTGTTAAAGCCCTTGTGCAGGGAGTTTCCAAAGCCCGGATTGTAAAATATGTAAAAAGGAAGGATTTCTATATTGTAAAAATTGAAATTATTCCTGAAAATCCTGTAAAAAAAATAAACCTTGAAACCGAGGCTATGATGAGGAATGTCCGGGGTAATTCCAAGAAAATCCTGGCGCTCCGCGGGGAATTAACAGGAGATGTGAGCAGTATTCTGGAAAGCATAGATGATCCAGGCAAGCTCGCAGATCTTGTTGCCTCGAATTTAAAGCTGAAAATAAAAGAATCGCAGGCTTTGCTGGAGCATATTGATCCTGTAAAACGCCTCAACAAAATAAACGATCTGCTTTCCCGTGAAGTTGAGCTTTCATCCATCCAGGCCAAGATTCAGTCTGACGTCAGGGAAGAAATTTCTAAAAATCAGAGAGATTATTTTTTAAGGGAGCAGGTGAGGGCTATCCATAAGGAATTGGGCGAACAGGATGAAAGGAAACAGGAAATAGCCGAGTACAGCAAAAATATCAAAAAAGCAAGGATGTCAAAAGAGGCGGAAAAAGAGGCGAAAAAGCAGCTAAAACGGCTGGAACAGATGCATCCTGATTCTGCGGAAGCTTCGGTAATACGAACTTACCTGGACTGGCTTGTTGATATGCCATGGAGCATAACGACCAAAGATGTAATCAATATAAAGAACGCAAAAAAGCTGCTTGATGCGGACCATTATGCCCTTGACAAGGTAAAGGATCGCGTGCTGGAATATTTAAGCGTTCGCAAGCTTAACCCGGACAGCAAAGGCCCGATTCTTTGCTTTGTCGGCCCCCCGGGCGTTGGAAAGACCTCGATGGGCCGTTCAATTGCCAATGCCATGAAACGAAAATTTGCTCGGATTTCTTTGGGCGGCATACATGATGAAGCAGAAATAAGGGGTCACCGTCGCACATATATAGGGGCTTTACCCGGACGCATATTACAGGGCTTGAAACAGTGCGGCACAAGGAATCCTGTTTTTATGATGGACGAGATCGACAAAATCGGAGCTGATTTTCGAGGCGATCCATCTTCTGCTCTTTTAGAGGCTTTTGACCCTGAGCAGAATTTTAGTTTTAGCGACCACTATCTTAACCTGCCTTTTGATCTGTCAAAGGTTATATTTGTACTTACAGCAAACCTGACGGATACTATCCCTTCAGCTCTTCTGGACAGGATGGAGATTATTTCAGTTTCCGGATATATGGAAGAGGAAAAAAGGATAATCGCCGAAAAGTACCTTTTGCCTCGGCAGATAAAGGAAAACGGTTTAAAGCCCAAAACCATGAATATCAGCACAGGGGCGTTGGAGCAATTAATCAGAGAATACACGTCAGAGGCAGGCTTAAGAAACCTTGAACGGGAGATAGGAAGCATATGCCGAAAAGTGGCCCGCAAAATAGCCGAAGGGGAAAAAAGTCCTTTTAATATCACAAAAACCAACCTGCAAAAATATATGGGTGTGCCGAAATATTTCCCTGAAATGGATCAGGAAAACAGTCAGGTCGGCTTGTCTACAGGCCTTGCCTGGACACAGGCCGGCGGTGAGGTCCTGTATGTGGAAGCTTCTTTGATCAGGGGAAAAGGTGATTTGATTGTAACAGGACAGCTTGGAGATGTAATGCAGGAGTCTGCTCGTGCGGCCGTTACTTATGCCAGGTCAAATCTTGGTTTGTATAAAATAAAGGAAAACCTGTTTGAAAATCATGATGTGCATATCCATGTTCCGGCAGGCGCTATACCCAAAGATGGGCCGTCTGCAGGCATTGCAATGGCTACAGCCCTTATTTCCGCCATGACTAATAAGCCGATTTGCAAAGATGTTGCCATGACAGGTGAAATTACCCTTAGAGGGAGGGTCCTTCCCATAGGTGGTTTAAAGGAAAAATCTCTTGGAGCTTTAAGGGCCGGAATCCATACTGTTATATTGCCCGAGAAGAACAGAAAGGATCTGGCCGAGATCCCGGCGAATGTAAAACGTAAGATAAAATTCATTCCTGTAAGCAACATGGATGAAGTCCTTAGCATAGCCCTTGAAAAGCAAAAGAAATCAAAGCAACCGGCAAATAAATGA
- a CDS encoding phosphatidylserine decarboxylase family protein, whose translation MNNFSFSDPPGQTAFPVAKAGYSFILASAFITAVFALLGLTFLSLTGLAVTIFICYFFRDPDRVTPNKNGAVVSPADGKIVEACIKDSSPYFEGRCLKVSIFMTVFNVHVNRIPHEGTVEKINYYPGKFISANFNKASTDNERNAVFIKTDQGKKYCVVQIAGLIARRIICKVHDGDQMARGQRFGMICFGSRLDVYLPDDTKLNVCIEDRVKAGTSILGYLT comes from the coding sequence ATGAATAATTTTTCTTTTTCCGATCCACCCGGGCAAACAGCATTTCCTGTGGCAAAAGCCGGGTATTCTTTTATTTTAGCCTCAGCATTTATAACTGCTGTGTTTGCTTTGTTGGGACTGACTTTTTTGTCTTTGACAGGGCTTGCGGTTACCATTTTTATCTGCTATTTTTTTAGAGATCCGGATCGGGTTACTCCCAATAAGAACGGCGCAGTTGTTTCGCCCGCAGATGGAAAGATTGTTGAAGCGTGTATCAAGGATAGCAGCCCGTATTTTGAAGGCCGTTGTCTTAAGGTAAGCATCTTCATGACGGTGTTTAATGTCCATGTAAATCGCATTCCGCATGAAGGGACGGTTGAAAAAATAAATTATTATCCAGGAAAATTTATTTCCGCAAATTTCAACAAGGCATCAACAGATAATGAACGAAATGCGGTTTTTATTAAAACAGACCAGGGGAAAAAATATTGTGTTGTCCAGATCGCAGGGCTGATTGCCAGGCGAATTATCTGCAAGGTTCATGATGGCGACCAAATGGCCCGCGGGCAACGTTTTGGTATGATATGCTTTGGCTCACGGCTTGATGTTTATTTGCCTGATGACACAAAGTTAAACGTGTGCATTGAAGACAGGGTAAAAGCAGGGACATCAATATTGGGATATCTGACATGA
- a CDS encoding cytochrome c3 family protein: MLNSAFGLHLETTKPVNVCIEYIKVDDPAVINNPQIESVSALRDRCPELRSGKELTIEVCYQCHSPEDLGLTHPVGVVLKGTMKTPNDLPVLKGNIITCVTCHNVHGANRPYLARQEMTHDVCVSCHDEY, from the coding sequence ATGCTTAATTCGGCGTTTGGTTTACACCTGGAGACCACAAAGCCCGTAAATGTATGTATAGAGTATATCAAGGTGGATGACCCAGCTGTGATAAATAATCCGCAAATTGAATCAGTTTCAGCCCTTAGAGACCGATGCCCGGAATTGAGGTCTGGAAAGGAGCTGACCATTGAGGTCTGTTATCAATGCCACTCGCCGGAGGATCTGGGATTGACCCATCCTGTCGGGGTTGTTCTAAAAGGAACAATGAAAACTCCAAATGATTTGCCGGTATTGAAAGGCAATATAATCACCTGCGTTACTTGTCATAACGTCCACGGAGCAAACCGACCGTATCTTGCTCGACAGGAGATGACCCATGATGTTTGTGTCTCCTGTCATGACGAGTATTGA
- a CDS encoding hybrid sensor histidine kinase/response regulator, with protein sequence MINIDNTDNQPKILIVDDDPVSHIILEGYLQPDNYQIHYVAGGEKALKLVKDIKPDLVILDIMMPGISGFDVCKILKNDKATCDIPVIFTTALSDPYSHEMGIESGAEGFIVKPFNQGLIRAYVKVFIKMKKTLDNSRQRLARNKDFTSMIIHDLTNLNMAISGNLELAMTELDESASAKNYMRKALYILKSSSKMLEKAQDITCFKSTVSNMDFNPVNLIDLIKKASGLFETEMESKNLRFDLQKSDPVLVRGDSGLLLRVLVNLIGNAIESSQTGTEIDIAVTKKKEETKGPVQYVELTVSNQCSPIPEKYHKMIFERFKQAPNRGTIRQGHGLGLAFCKLVIESHKGRIWVESPLPGEEGGVAVHFTLPGALMEEAGLELKRGVKFKKATNLTKRDLCITPVLSLRLAKAPNVAKGASKAISSLISHKIATSPCSLQ encoded by the coding sequence ATGATTAATATAGATAATACGGATAATCAGCCTAAAATTCTAATTGTAGACGACGATCCTGTTTCCCATATTATTTTGGAAGGATATCTCCAACCCGATAATTATCAGATACATTACGTTGCCGGCGGCGAAAAAGCATTGAAATTGGTCAAAGATATCAAGCCGGATCTGGTTATTCTCGATATCATGATGCCGGGGATTTCAGGATTTGATGTTTGCAAGATATTAAAAAACGACAAGGCTACCTGTGATATTCCTGTTATTTTTACTACCGCTCTTTCAGATCCTTATTCTCATGAAATGGGGATTGAGTCTGGGGCAGAGGGATTTATAGTCAAGCCTTTTAATCAGGGTTTAATCCGTGCCTACGTAAAGGTATTTATCAAGATGAAAAAAACTTTAGACAATTCCAGGCAGAGATTGGCTCGTAATAAAGACTTTACGAGCATGATCATTCACGATTTAACCAATTTGAATATGGCTATTTCAGGTAATCTCGAACTGGCTATGACGGAGCTTGATGAATCCGCAAGCGCCAAGAACTATATGAGAAAAGCCTTATATATCCTTAAAAGCTCAAGCAAAATGCTTGAAAAAGCTCAGGACATAACATGCTTTAAATCAACCGTGAGCAACATGGATTTTAATCCTGTCAATCTTATCGACCTGATAAAGAAGGCTTCAGGGCTCTTTGAGACAGAGATGGAATCAAAGAATCTAAGATTTGATCTGCAAAAATCCGATCCTGTCCTTGTCCGTGGAGACAGCGGCTTACTACTGCGGGTATTGGTAAATCTTATAGGTAACGCCATTGAATCTTCCCAGACTGGAACCGAAATCGATATCGCAGTCACAAAGAAAAAAGAGGAAACAAAAGGCCCTGTTCAGTATGTGGAATTAACTGTTTCCAACCAGTGCAGCCCTATCCCGGAAAAATACCATAAAATGATCTTTGAAAGATTCAAACAGGCTCCAAACAGAGGAACGATAAGGCAAGGCCATGGCCTTGGCCTTGCCTTTTGCAAGCTGGTCATAGAATCACATAAAGGAAGAATCTGGGTTGAGTCTCCTCTGCCCGGAGAGGAAGGGGGCGTTGCGGTTCATTTTACATTGCCGGGTGCATTAATGGAAGAGGCTGGTCTGGAACTTAAAAGAGGTGTAAAATTTAAGAAAGCAACAAATCTTACCAAGCGAGACCTTTGCATAACCCCGGTATTGTCATTGCGGTTAGCCAAAGCTCCGAACGTAGCGAAGGGGGCAAGCAAAGCAATTTCATCACTGATAAGCCACAAGATTGCCACGTCGCCTTGCTCCTTGCAATGA
- a CDS encoding prepilin peptidase, producing the protein MFSYLIQIIIFMFGMCIGSFVNVCIYRLPASKSIIDPLRSICPDCGSIIRFYDNIPVLSYLLLKGRCRYCNKPISFRYPLVEIISGAFALCTFLKFGPTLEALVYFAFITTLLVITFIDIDHQIIPDIITIPGIPAGFLASFALPSITYKGSLLGLLAGGGSLLLVGCIYYLIKKAEGMGGGDIKLMAMIGTIIGWKGILFTIFFSSLIGTLVGITIMLRTKKGMKIAVPFGPFLSIGAATYIFFGPGLISWYINLLR; encoded by the coding sequence ATGTTTTCTTACCTGATCCAAATAATAATTTTCATGTTCGGCATGTGCATAGGAAGCTTTGTAAATGTATGTATATACAGGCTGCCGGCCTCAAAATCAATCATTGATCCACTTCGTTCAATCTGTCCGGATTGCGGCAGTATAATACGATTCTACGATAATATTCCTGTTTTAAGCTATCTCCTGCTTAAAGGACGATGCCGCTATTGTAATAAGCCGATATCGTTCCGTTATCCACTTGTGGAAATTATAAGCGGCGCTTTTGCGCTCTGCACATTTCTCAAGTTTGGGCCTACCCTCGAAGCACTTGTTTACTTTGCCTTTATTACAACTCTGCTCGTAATAACCTTTATCGACATTGATCATCAGATCATACCGGATATAATAACTATTCCCGGCATACCAGCCGGTTTCCTGGCATCCTTTGCCCTTCCGTCAATAACATACAAGGGATCTCTGCTGGGGCTGCTTGCCGGAGGAGGAAGTCTCCTGCTGGTTGGGTGTATCTATTATCTAATTAAAAAGGCCGAAGGCATGGGAGGCGGAGACATAAAGCTCATGGCTATGATTGGAACAATCATTGGCTGGAAAGGCATACTCTTTACAATCTTTTTTTCATCTCTTATCGGAACTCTTGTCGGAATCACAATCATGTTGCGCACGAAAAAGGGAATGAAAATCGCCGTGCCGTTCGGCCCGTTTCTATCTATAGGCGCCGCTACCTATATCTTTTTCGGACCTGGTCTGATATCCTGGTATATTAATTTACTCAGATAA
- a CDS encoding bifunctional nuclease family protein yields the protein MLHRVSIAGLTMDPASNNPIIILKSEEDGQTIPIWIGLLEATSIASSIQNIKFDRPMTHDLFKNFTTMLDIDVLKVEVCDLKDNTFYARIYFISKEKNFSMDARPSDAIAIALRFSAPIYVDDEVIAKSKHGDVKAEAVDKSKEGKKWAEYLEQLSSEDFGKYKI from the coding sequence ATGCTGCACAGGGTGAGCATAGCCGGTTTGACCATGGATCCTGCGTCCAACAACCCGATTATTATTTTAAAATCAGAGGAGGACGGTCAGACCATTCCAATATGGATTGGATTACTCGAAGCAACATCCATAGCTTCGAGCATTCAGAATATAAAGTTCGATCGTCCCATGACACACGATCTTTTCAAGAATTTTACCACTATGCTTGATATTGATGTGTTAAAGGTTGAGGTATGTGATTTAAAGGACAATACCTTTTATGCCCGAATATATTTTATCTCCAAAGAGAAAAATTTCAGCATGGATGCCCGTCCGAGCGATGCAATAGCCATTGCTCTGAGGTTTAGCGCTCCTATTTATGTTGATGATGAGGTTATTGCTAAATCAAAGCATGGAGATGTTAAGGCAGAAGCTGTGGACAAAAGCAAAGAAGGAAAAAAATGGGCGGAATATCTTGAACAACTTTCTTCAGAAGATTTCGGCAAATATAAGATATAG
- a CDS encoding sigma-54 dependent transcriptional regulator, with translation MPMIPKTKLLFVDDEKGYRESFCRSMRREEALLIETASDGMEALKKLKTFPAEIVITDVLMPGMDGLSLLKEIRERYPDIFVFVVTGYGSIDNAVQAMKLGAYDYILKPFDFDVVKLVFKKIINHKRILQENIFSEKELKKGYCFKNIIGRDPKMYRVFQMITDVAKTNATVLITGESGTGKELVAEAIHHCSLRRENSLIAVNCAAITETLINSELFGHEKGAFTGATSQKKGHFELADGGTIFLDEIGDIPLPTQTSLLRVLELKEFQRVGGTRTVKVDIRVVCATNKDLSEKVKENLFREDLFYRIDVVSIHIPPLRERKSDIPLLASFFMKKYCTETKKKIIRISGAAMRMLTEHNWPGNVRELSNVIERAVIFCKGSEIIPDSLPEDIKKGSQAKVFGLRLSSRSLPRAESTLIRRVLEETNWNLKQAAKELDIARGTLYSKMKKYGIDKP, from the coding sequence ATGCCTATGATACCAAAAACCAAATTACTTTTTGTTGATGATGAAAAAGGTTATCGGGAGAGTTTTTGCCGGTCCATGAGGAGAGAGGAAGCACTTTTGATCGAAACCGCCTCTGACGGTATGGAGGCTTTAAAAAAGCTTAAAACCTTTCCCGCAGAAATTGTTATTACCGACGTCCTGATGCCGGGCATGGATGGGCTGAGCCTGCTAAAAGAAATCAGAGAGCGCTATCCGGACATCTTTGTGTTTGTTGTAACCGGTTACGGCTCAATAGATAATGCGGTTCAGGCCATGAAGTTAGGTGCTTATGACTATATTTTAAAGCCGTTTGACTTTGATGTGGTTAAGCTGGTCTTTAAAAAGATTATTAACCATAAAAGGATTTTGCAGGAAAATATTTTTTCAGAAAAGGAGCTGAAAAAAGGGTATTGCTTTAAAAATATCATAGGACGGGATCCCAAAATGTACAGGGTATTCCAGATGATTACAGATGTAGCTAAAACCAACGCTACAGTCTTAATCACCGGAGAAAGTGGGACAGGCAAGGAGCTGGTTGCTGAAGCAATACACCATTGCAGTCTTCGAAGAGAGAATAGCTTGATTGCGGTGAACTGCGCGGCAATTACCGAGACACTTATCAACAGTGAACTGTTTGGTCATGAGAAGGGGGCCTTTACAGGCGCAACATCTCAAAAAAAAGGGCATTTTGAACTTGCCGACGGAGGGACTATTTTCCTGGACGAGATCGGCGATATCCCGCTGCCGACACAGACATCCCTTTTGCGTGTCCTTGAATTAAAAGAATTTCAGCGTGTAGGCGGCACCAGGACCGTTAAGGTGGACATCAGGGTTGTTTGCGCAACCAACAAAGATCTCTCCGAAAAGGTTAAGGAAAATCTTTTCAGGGAAGACCTGTTTTACCGGATTGATGTGGTTTCCATTCACATCCCCCCGCTTCGGGAAAGAAAATCCGATATACCTCTGCTGGCAAGTTTCTTTATGAAAAAATATTGCACGGAAACAAAAAAGAAGATTATCCGTATATCCGGAGCAGCTATGAGAATGTTGACTGAACACAATTGGCCCGGCAATGTCAGGGAGTTGTCAAATGTTATTGAGCGAGCTGTTATTTTTTGTAAAGGAAGTGAGATCATTCCAGATAGCCTGCCGGAAGATATTAAAAAAGGTTCTCAAGCAAAGGTTTTTGGACTCAGACTCTCTTCAAGGTCGCTTCCCCGCGCAGAATCGACACTGATCCGTAGAGTCCTGGAGGAAACAAACTGGAATCTGAAGCAGGCAGCTAAGGAATTGGATATCGCCAGGGGAACTCTGTACAGCAAGATGAAGAAATACGGGATAGATAAACCTTAA
- a CDS encoding fibronectin type III domain-containing protein, translating into MMAIPKYFAAFVFIIAVLFYDNLFALSKNEIQQNECLPCHEIVYEKGISSLYQQSPFEKIECVICHLKGESITPVRYKSSVNFDIEEPMILSSPDYLEEHTIFLKGFVRNAMYDINIMLSDMSKNTLRKEFKGMTPAKVQNIKTDDERPPVISGIKVGPIKKAIFLETTITWDTDKPSTSYLQYWIREQSRNNVSEDNTLTKHHRVTLYGLVAGKNYHLRVVSRDMFGNEVISEDMVFNTATTSKSFEVETTDNIEQVGQ; encoded by the coding sequence ATGATGGCTATTCCAAAATACTTTGCTGCATTTGTTTTTATTATAGCGGTTCTCTTTTATGATAATTTATTTGCTTTATCAAAAAATGAGATACAACAAAACGAGTGTTTGCCATGCCATGAAATTGTTTACGAGAAAGGTATTTCCAGTCTTTATCAACAGTCGCCTTTTGAAAAAATAGAATGCGTTATATGCCATTTGAAAGGTGAAAGCATTACACCTGTTCGATATAAGAGCTCCGTTAATTTCGATATAGAGGAACCTATGATTTTATCCAGTCCTGATTATCTGGAAGAGCATACAATTTTTCTGAAGGGATTTGTCAGGAACGCCATGTATGACATTAATATTATGCTTAGTGATATGTCAAAAAACACGTTAAGGAAAGAATTTAAAGGGATGACCCCTGCAAAAGTTCAGAACATAAAAACAGATGATGAGAGGCCGCCTGTGATATCAGGAATCAAGGTCGGCCCCATAAAAAAGGCGATATTTCTTGAGACTACCATAACCTGGGATACTGATAAGCCGTCAACCTCTTATCTGCAGTACTGGATTCGTGAGCAATCCCGGAACAATGTCTCAGAGGATAACACTCTGACCAAGCATCACCGGGTAACACTGTATGGTCTGGTGGCAGGGAAGAACTATCACCTTCGCGTAGTGTCGCGGGATATGTTTGGCAATGAAGTTATATCTGAGGATATGGTTTTTAATACAGCAACAACCTCAAAGAGTTTTGAAGTTGAGACAACAGATAATATAGAACAAGTGGGGCAGTAG